The following are encoded together in the Desulfobacterales bacterium genome:
- a CDS encoding MarC family protein, whose amino-acid sequence MNDLIATFIFFFAVIDPIGTVPVFIAVTSRYEDKIKRQIAVKATLISAIVLLFFVIGGEIVLTAIDIPLSAFQIAGGIVLFLFALTMIFGESKPEEEVKMIKSGKETAIFPLAVPSIASPGAMLAAVLLTENNRYNLLEQAQTTVIMLSVLLVVLVFMLAASWVHRLIGNSGASIISRVMGLILASVAVTSVLAGIKEYFAL is encoded by the coding sequence ATGAATGATCTTATCGCAACATTCATCTTCTTTTTTGCTGTGATCGACCCTATTGGAACGGTTCCGGTGTTTATTGCCGTCACCAGCCGATATGAAGATAAAATCAAAAGACAAATTGCAGTTAAAGCGACACTTATATCTGCGATTGTGCTCTTATTTTTCGTTATCGGAGGAGAGATTGTCCTCACGGCCATAGACATACCGCTTTCCGCGTTCCAGATAGCCGGGGGAATCGTACTATTCCTGTTTGCACTCACCATGATTTTTGGAGAAAGCAAACCAGAAGAAGAAGTCAAGATGATTAAAAGCGGAAAAGAAACGGCAATCTTTCCACTCGCTGTTCCTTCTATTGCAAGTCCGGGCGCGATGCTGGCGGCTGTATTGCTGACCGAAAATAATCGGTACAACCTTTTAGAACAGGCGCAAACCACCGTGATTATGCTCTCTGTGTTACTGGTCGTGTTGGTTTTTATGCTCGCAGCGAGTTGGGTTCATCGCTTAATTGGAAACAGTGGGGCGAGCATTATCAGCCGAGTAATGGGGTTGATCCTTGCATCCGTCGCAGTCACAAGCGTTTTGGCTGGAATTAAAGAATATTTTGCACTTTGA
- a CDS encoding cation:dicarboxylase symporter family transporter, giving the protein MTEEKSEPAKNPSKKFRLSSSGKIYLGLFLGAACGLFFGEMVSWLQVVGDIFIKLLQITVIPYISLSLITGIGGLNYKEVMAHAVKGGGIFLLISAITLVIVMLIPLSFPEWPSASFFSTQQVEEPPTIDFLRLFIPSNPFHAYAFALVPAIVVFSILAGIALIGIPNNAALLEPLKVFHTAMMKITGIVGKLAPIGVFALIASAAGTFVIEDLTRLQVYIIVYALIALVLSLLILPGIITVFTPFKYKHIRKALRTPMITAFATGSSLIVLPMLIQQCKQLIADYSLRAVLDQDEADASVEVLIPSFYTFPSPAGLLSIAFVLFAGWYIGSDVSVADYPLLVLVGVPSLFGGTLLTIPSLLDLLRLPNDLFQVFVSIDVIIVRFGTLIAAMHYATIALIGTMALVGHIRLRWFRLLRVAFIGTALIVPILFGVRTFYSTVVVAPYTMADMLKSLNFLGTPQPAKLYAEVPEELMLAGEEPASLAQIENRGVLRVCYQPDEYPSAFVNNTDPMQLVGFDVEMAHGFAEMLQLPLEFLPAETEGAAITLLNRGVCDVYMRTLPVNPRRSQEFGLTSPVYRSSLGLIVRDYRRHEFYRWEDFNKHGDSLRLGVEDTPGYVERLSLFTGATIVPIQDMEQKLRLLESGAEDIDAIADMAEEGAALTILYPNFSTVVPRPPVFLPVSYAVARGNSDLLLALNSWLLMKKEEGVIEALYRHWMLGGAAKAEKLPRWSVIRNALGWVE; this is encoded by the coding sequence GTGACTGAAGAAAAAAGTGAACCAGCAAAAAACCCGTCTAAGAAATTCCGGTTGAGTTCATCCGGAAAAATTTATCTTGGCCTCTTTCTTGGCGCAGCATGCGGTCTTTTTTTCGGCGAAATGGTGAGCTGGCTTCAGGTTGTCGGCGATATTTTCATCAAACTCCTACAGATCACGGTGATCCCCTACATTTCATTGTCCTTGATTACGGGGATCGGTGGATTGAATTACAAGGAAGTCATGGCGCACGCCGTCAAAGGCGGAGGTATCTTCCTTTTAATTTCGGCCATCACCCTTGTCATCGTCATGCTGATACCGCTTTCCTTTCCTGAATGGCCCTCGGCTTCGTTTTTCAGCACCCAACAGGTTGAAGAGCCGCCAACGATAGACTTCCTGCGGCTGTTTATCCCGTCTAACCCCTTTCATGCTTATGCTTTTGCCCTTGTACCGGCGATTGTAGTTTTCAGTATCCTGGCCGGCATCGCTCTCATCGGAATCCCTAATAACGCAGCCCTGCTTGAACCGCTCAAGGTGTTCCATACGGCAATGATGAAAATCACAGGTATCGTTGGCAAGCTGGCACCTATAGGGGTATTCGCACTCATTGCCAGTGCCGCCGGAACGTTCGTAATCGAAGACCTGACGCGTTTGCAGGTTTACATTATCGTTTATGCTCTGATTGCGCTGGTTCTCAGCCTGCTGATCCTGCCGGGCATCATCACGGTCTTTACACCGTTTAAATATAAACACATCCGCAAAGCGCTACGCACCCCTATGATCACAGCCTTTGCCACGGGCAGTTCGCTCATTGTTCTGCCAATGCTGATCCAACAGTGCAAGCAGCTCATCGCCGATTATTCACTCCGGGCGGTCTTGGACCAGGACGAAGCCGACGCTTCGGTCGAAGTCCTAATCCCATCCTTCTACACCTTTCCGAGCCCTGCAGGGTTGCTCTCAATCGCATTCGTCCTTTTCGCCGGGTGGTATATCGGATCGGATGTTTCAGTGGCTGACTATCCTCTCTTAGTCCTGGTTGGTGTTCCCAGCCTGTTTGGCGGCACCCTATTGACGATTCCGTCTCTTTTGGATCTATTAAGGCTCCCAAATGATTTATTCCAGGTATTTGTATCGATCGATGTGATTATCGTGCGCTTCGGGACATTAATAGCGGCTATGCACTACGCCACTATCGCACTGATCGGGACCATGGCCTTGGTCGGCCATATTCGGCTGCGTTGGTTTCGTCTGCTAAGGGTCGCCTTCATCGGTACAGCCCTGATCGTGCCGATTCTATTTGGAGTGCGCACATTCTACAGTACCGTGGTCGTTGCTCCCTATACGATGGCGGACATGCTGAAAAGCCTGAATTTCCTCGGCACCCCGCAGCCAGCCAAGCTTTACGCGGAAGTGCCGGAAGAACTCATGCTTGCCGGCGAAGAACCGGCCAGCCTTGCGCAGATCGAGAACCGCGGTGTCTTGCGAGTTTGCTACCAACCCGACGAGTATCCTTCGGCATTCGTCAACAACACGGACCCTATGCAACTTGTCGGTTTTGATGTCGAGATGGCACACGGATTTGCCGAAATGCTACAGTTGCCGTTAGAGTTCCTGCCAGCAGAAACGGAAGGCGCTGCGATAACGCTCCTCAATCGCGGTGTCTGCGATGTCTACATGCGCACCCTGCCGGTCAATCCGCGCCGATCCCAGGAATTTGGGTTGACGTCACCCGTCTACCGGTCTTCGCTGGGACTGATCGTGCGGGATTATCGGCGCCACGAATTCTATAGATGGGAAGATTTCAACAAACATGGTGATTCACTTCGACTGGGCGTTGAAGATACGCCGGGATACGTGGAGCGCCTCAGCCTATTTACCGGCGCCACCATCGTTCCGATCCAAGATATGGAACAGAAGTTAAGGTTGCTCGAATCCGGTGCGGAGGACATCGATGCGATAGCCGACATGGCCGAGGAAGGTGCAGCGCTGACCATCCTCTACCCCAACTTTAGTACTGTGGTCCCAAGGCCACCCGTCTTTTTGCCTGTGTCGTATGCTGTAGCCCGTGGCAACAGTGATTTGTTGCTTGCCCTCAACAGCTGGCTTCTAATGAAAAAGGAGGAGGGCGTCATTGAAGCACTTTACAGGCACTGGATGTTGGGAGGGGCGGCAAAAGCAGAAAAATTACCGCGCTGGTCAGTGATCCGGAACGCACTGGGTTGGGTGGAATAG